GGTCGGTCGGACCAGCCCGCGCTGGTCTGGACCGGCGACGAGGCCCTGCTGCTGTTCCGCGATTTCCGCGATGGAGGCCGCAGTCGACCCTTCCGGGTGCGCCTGTCGGCCAGCGGCCAGCGCCTGGGGCCCGACGTGCCCGTGGGCGATGACCGGGACGTGGACTCCCTCGCCGCCTCCTGGGACGGGCAGCGGGTGCGCCTGGCCTGGAGTCGGCAGGAGCCGAGTGCCTGGGCCGTTCGGGCGGGCGCCCTGGACTGCGCTGCCGCCGGCGTACCCTCCCTGGTGCGCCGCCTGCGCTTCGTCGACGAGACCACCCTCGCCTGGGAGACGGTGGAGGCCGCGGTCTACGACGTGGTCAGCGGCGACCTGGGGGCTCTGGCCCGGGGCGAGGGCTTCGCCGCCGCCACCGACACCTGCGAGGCCAACGACCTGGCTGCCACGGAGTTGGCTGTCGGCGATCGGGCGCTGCCCGCCTTCTACCTGGCGCGGGCGTCGGTGGGGGCCAGCGCGGGCTCCTACGCTCCCGATGACGGCGCTCGCACGCCGGATCGCGATGCCGGGATCGCGGCGGCGGCCGCCACCTGCCCCTGAGCTTGCGTTCCTGTCCGCATCGCCTCTGCTGCCTTCCAGGCGTTTGCGGACCCTTTCGGACTTATTGGAACCACTTGCTCCGCTGAAGCATCGGCATTCGTTCGCCAAAAACACGCAAGAAAACCCCGAAAAGGGGAGGGTTTACACCCATTGGGTTATCAGGTAAGTAAAAGCGCGCCGGCCGGCGCGCGCAGGTGCTGGAAGAGAGGCCACCGGGGAGCGCTGGGCGTAAGCGGCCAGGTCAGCGCCAAAGACATGGCGTTGTCTGGGATGAGGAAGGAAAGAGGAGGAGCCCCCTGCGTTTCGGCCTGCTCGCAACGCTCGGTGCGATCGGGTGGATCGGGGCGGGCGTGGTGATGGACACGCGCGCCGCCGCGGGAGGCCCCGGAGAGACCACCTGCTTTGCGTGTCACGGCGACCACGAGGACAGCTTCGCGCAGACCGTCCACGGGCGGGCCAACCTGGGCGCCATCGGTACGGCCCGCTGCGAGCTGTGCCACGGCTCGGGTACGGCCCACGCCAAGTCCGGTGGAGAGGCGCCGATCCTCAACCCGGCGACCGGTCCCGCGGAAAAAATTTACAGCAGAATTGGGACTTGACCCTGCTCGATCGTCTGACCCCTCGGGTCCAGATCCTGGAAATGAACGGCCAAAGCTACCGGCCGGGGGAGGCCCGCCGGAGGAAGAAGCCGACGAAAAGCCCCGATCGCGCCACCCCGCCCCCGGTGGGTCAGGTTTCGATTGCCGGGCGGGTCCGATTGAGCTTGCCGCGCTCACGCGTCGAGCGGTCCGTCACTGGCGCTGTCGGCCAGTGCTGCAAGCAGGCAAACCGATCTCCGTCTACATCACTGTTCCGTCTACATCACTGTCGTGATTCGATTCGAAAGGGACGACGCTGAATCGGCTTCTTTCCATAGCGCGTCCCACCAGCGGCGGTCGGACTCGTAGCCGTACTGTTCGAGCAGGTCGAAGAGGGCGGGGCAGGCGGAGAACTGCTCGAGCACGCGCTCGCGGTGTTCGGGCCGGCGCCAGCGGGTCAGGGCGGTGGGGTCCACCGGGCGCAGGCCGTTGAGGGCGCGGCGCAGGTCTTCGGGTACGTCGGCACGGTGGAAATCCGAGAAGCGGCCCCGGTACTCGAGACCCAGCTCCCGGCCCAGCTCTGCCTGAACCCCTTCGGGGTCGGCCACCAGGTCCTCGAAGCGCAAGATGCGCACCGAGTCCAGGTCGCCCCGGGCCTGGGTCTTGGCGATGGCATTGTGGATCTGGACGATGCCGGGGTTGCTGCGCTCGATGCGGTCGCCGTCGACGAAGTACTGTCGGTCCCAGCCGATGAAGTAGTCGTCGGGAACGCTCTGGTGGCGGGAGACCACCAGCGAGCGGGGGTCGCGGACCATGATGATCACGTGCAGGCGCTTGCCGTAGGTGTTGGCGGCGCGGATCGCGTCGATCTCGAAGATGTCCAGGGGGCGCTTGGTGATCCAGGCGCTCGGGTGCCGGCCGATGATCCAGGCCGCGTGGGATTCCCGGCTGAGCATGTGGTGGTTGCTCACCGTGGTGTGAAGCATGTTGTAGAAGAGGGTCGTTCCCGCTCTCGGATAGCCGCAAATCACGATATGCTGCACGATCTGTCTCCCGGGGTTTCCAACCTGGCTCCCGGGGGAATCTAGGGCTCGCGGCAGGCTGCGTGCAAATCCGGAGCCGTGCGGAAGGAGGGGGGGCCGGTGAGGAAAGGACCGTTTCCGATTCTCGGGCGTGGGCACTCGGGAGGGCGCCTGCTCTGCGAGGCCTATATCCGTGCCGGCGTGCGGATGGGGAAGGTGCACCCCCAGCGCAAGGACACGGCCTTTTTCGCCGCTCGCAATTCGGTGATCCACGAGATCTGCATGGCCGCCTTCCGCTATCCGACGATGGGGGAGGAGGCGCGCGGCAGCTTGCAGGAGAAGCTGCGCTCGGAGGTGGAGCGCTTTCACCGCGAGGAGATCGGCGAGCCCGGTCCCTTCGGCTGGAAGATCGGCGTGACGCTCTTTGCCTTGCCGGTGCTGCTCGATGCCTTTCCCCAGGCCCGGGTCGTGCACCTGATCCGTGACGGTCGGGACGTGATGCTCTCCCGCCTCGACGCCCGCATCGCCCGCTTGCACCAGCGGCCGGTGGACCGGCTGACGGTGTTCGCCGATGCCGGCGTGACCCACTTTCGCGGCGAGCCCCTCGGACCCGAAATGATCGCGCGTTACCGCACCGAGCTGGAGTTGCAGCACTGGATCACGGCCGTGCGCTTCGGCATGCAGGGACGCTGCCGGCCGGAACAGTACCTGGAGGTGCGTTACGAGGATCTCTGCCGGGAGCCGGTACCAACCCTCGAGCGGGTCTTCGCCTTTCTCCGCCTGCCCCTGGGCGACGCGGCGCGGGAGTAGATCTCCGGGGTCGCCCGCACCGACCGCATCGGCAAGTGGCGGGCCCTGCCGCCGGAGACCCTCGAGGCGCTGATCGCTCCCGGCATGGAGCTGCTGGTCGAACTGGGTTACACCGACACTCGGAGCCCGTGAGCCGGGCGGGGCGTGGGTGGCCGGGGGACGCCGAAGCCACCCACACCGAATCGTTCAGGAGCGCAAGGTGTTGAGAGCGGAGCCGGCGCGGAACCACTCGATTTCGCCCTCGGTGAAGCTGTGCCGCACCTGGATCCGCTCTTCGCCGCCGTCGGGGTGGCGGATGACCACCGTCAGCGTCTTGCCGGGAGCCATCTCGGCCAGGCCGACGATGCTCAGCCGGTCGCGGGGTCCGATCTTCTCGTAGTCGGCCGGATCGGCGAAGGTCAGCGCCAGGATGCCCTGCTTTTTGAGGTTGGTCTCGTGGATCCGGGCGAAGGAACGCGCGATCACCGCCCGGGCGCCGAGGTGGCGCGGGCACATGGCCGCGTGCTCCCGCGACGAGCCCTCGCCGTAGTTTTCGTCTCCCACCGCGACCCAGCCCAGTCCCTCGGCCTTGTAATGCCGCGCGATGGCCGGTAGCGGGCCCACCTCGCCGGTGAGCACGTCGATGCCCGTTCCCGGTTCGTCGGTGAAGGCGTTGTTGGCGCCGGTGAACATGTTGTCGGAGATGCGATCGAGGTGGCCGCGGAAGCGCAGCCACGGGCCGGCGGGGGAGATGTGGTCGGTGGTGCACTTGCCTCGGGCCTTGAGCAGCACCGCCAGGCCCTCGAGGTCCCGGCCGTCCCACGGGGCGAAGGGCTCGAGAAGCTGCAGGCGCTCGCTGTCCGGGGCCACCGCCACCTGCACCTGGCTGCCGTCGGCGGCCGGAGGCTGGTAGCCGTCCCGGCGCTGCTCGAAGCCCGCCGCGGGCAATTCGTCGGCCACGGGCGGATCGAGACGCACGCCATCGGCCACCGGCTCGCGGGTGAAGTCCACGTCGAGCCGGCCCGCCAGGGCGAAGGCGATCACCGTCTCGGGCGAGCCGATGAAAGCGTGGGTTTCGGGGTTGCCGTCGTTGCGGCGGCGGAAGTTGCGGTTGAAGGAAGTGATGATGGAGTTGGTCGCACCATCTTTCATGTCGTCCCGTTTCCACTGGCCGATGCAGGGGCCGCAGGCGTTGGCCAGAACCGTTGCGCCCAGGGCCTCGAGAGGCTCCAGCAGGCCGTCGCGCTCGACGGTGGCGAAGACCTGGTCGGAGCCGGGGCTGATCAGCAGCGGCACCCTGGCTTTCAGGCCCTTGTCGAGGGCCTGGCGGGCTACGCTCGCCGCCCGGCCGATATCTTCGTAGGAGGAGTTGGTGCACGATCCGATCAGGGCGGCCGACAGCTCGATCGGCCAGCCTTCCTTTTTCGCCTCCGCGCCAAGCTGTTCGACGGGACGTCCGAGGTCGGGAGTGTGGGGGCCGACCACGCGGGGCGTGAGGGCGTCGAGGTCGATTTCGATGATCTCGTCGTAGAACTTTTCGGGGGCGTCGAGCACCTCCGGGTCGGGGCGCAGATCGGAGGCGACCTTCTCGGCCATGGCGGCGATCTCGCCGCGGCCGGTCAGTTCGAGATAACGCTGCTGGCGCTCATCGTAGGGAAAAAGCGAGCAGGTGGCGCCGATCTCGGCTCCCATGTTGGTGATCGTGGCCTTGCCCGTGGCGGAGATCGACGCCGTGCCGGGGCCGAAGTACTCGACGATCTTACCTGTCCCGCCCTTGACGGTGAGGATCTCCGCGACCCTCAGGATGATGTCCTTGGGGGCCGCCCAGCCGCTGAGCGAACCGGTCAGCTTGACGCCCACCAGGCGAGGCCAGCGCAGCGACCAGATCAGTCCGGCCATCACGTCCGCGGCGTCGGCTCCACCCACGCCGATGGCCACCATGCCCAGGCCGCCGGCGTTGGGGGTGTGGGAGTCGGTGCCGATCATCATGCCGCCCGGGAAGGCGTAGTTTTCGAGTACGACCTGGTGGATGATGCCCGAGCCCGGTTTCCAGAAGCCGATGCCGTACTTGGCCGATGCCGAGGCGAGAAAGTCGTAGACCTCGCCGTTCATGTCGTTGGCCGCGGAGAGGTCCTCGGCGACGCCCCGGCGCGCCAGGATCAGGTGGTCGCAATGGGTCGTACTGGGCACCGCCACTTTCTCGCGTCCCGAGAGCATGAACTGCAGCAAGGCCATCTGGGCCGTGGCGTCCTGCATCGCCACCCGGTCGGGGCGGAAGGCGGCGTAGGTCACGCCTCGCTCGGGAGCCGCGTCGAGGGTGTCGATGTGGTTGACGAGAATCTTCTCGGCATAGGTCAGGGGGCGGCCGAGGAGCCGGCGGGCGGTGGCCACGCGCTCCGGCAGCCGCCGGTAGACCTCACGGATCATGGGAATCTGCTCTCGGATGATCGAATCGGACATCGGGCCTCCCGGGGTCCACGCTGGAAGTCGAAGGGTGGGTGGTGGGGCCGGCCGGAGACGTGGTGGGCAGCCGCCGGGCCGACGGCGCCATCCTACTCCTTGGTCCCGGTGGAGGCCAGAGCGTCGCCGGCTTTCCGCGCGGCCTTCTCGGCCCGGCGGGTCCAGGCCGCCACGTAGAGCTGCAGCACCAGGTAGAAGGCGCCGGCGCCGGCGAGGAAGAGCGTGATGCCGTGGGTCGGATCGATCTCGGACTGGAAGAGGAAGAACAGGGTACCGGCCAGGCCCGTGGCCAGCAACGGGCGCATCAGTCGCCAGCCCAGGCGGGAGAGCACCGCACTCTCGACCCGGGCCGCCAGGGCGCGCTGCTCGGCCTCGCTCAGCCCGGGTTTCACCTGTTCCGGTCCTGCTGGAAGACCTTCCAGAAACAAAACACCGTCAGGGCCACCACGGCGGTCCAGGTCAGGCCCATGAACAGGGCCGCCAGCCAGTCTCCGCCGTTCATCGGCTCTCCTCCCGGGGCGGGTGTCCGTCCGGATAGCGCTGCTTCCAGATCGCCCAGACCATCAACAGGAAGCCCGCGTTGAAGACGACGATGACCAGCCGCGTGATCCAGATCGCCGTTTCCCGGTAGCGGGCCTGGAAGGCGATGTTGATGGCGATGGAACTCTGGGGCGCTCCCTGGGGCGCCTGGTAGCGCAGTCCCTGGAGAGACAGCCAGCGCTGAAAATCCTTCGGCCGGAGCACATCGAGCAGGGCGGGGTCGCCGCTCCACTGGGCCACCACCAGTGGCGCGCTGGGGTGCAGGACCACCGTGGCCCAACCGTCGAGGTCCCGCCGCAGCAGGCTGACCCGATCGGCGACCTTGGCCTCGAGGGCGGCCAGGTCGCGCGCGTCGTTCCCTTCCGTGGCAGCCCTGGTGCGGAATTCACCGTCGTACGTTTCCCGGTCGATGATGCCCCAGTGCAGCTTGGGGGCGGGGGCCAGCAGATCGCCGCTCACCACGGCTCCCTGGAACCAGAAGGCGAAGATCAGCAGCAGCAGCACCGGCGTGACGTACTTGAGCACGAAACGGAAGACGCGGGGGACCTGGATCACCGCGCCGCGGTGCATCTCTTCCCAGCCCTTGTCGATGCCATAGACCCACGAGAAGAGAATGATCTCGACGATGGTGAACACCACCAGGCCGATGGTGCCGGCCCAGAAATCCAGCTCGTTCAACGCGCCATAGCGATAGAGCAGCACGATCGGCAGGCTGCCGAGCGTCCAGAAGATCAGCAGCAGGCCCGCGGCGCTGGCGCGGGAGAGCCGCGCCTCGTCTTCGAGGAAACTCATCACCGGCTGGGCCACCGCCACCGAGGAGGTGAAGGCGGCGAAGAAGAGCAGCAGGAACCAGATCGTGCCGAAGATCTGCAAGGCCGGCAGGCCGCGCAGAATCTCCGCCATCGAAACCATGCCGATGGCGAAGGTGCCCTGGCCGGCGATCTCGGGGACCTTGTCGGCGCCGAAGTAGACCGCCGCCGCCGGGATGGCGATCATGCTGCCGAAGATCACCTCGACGAACTCGTTGAGGGAGGCTGTGGTCAGCCCTGTCAGGGTCAGGTCGTCGTTCTGCTTCAGGTACGAGCCGAAGCACTCGAGGCAGCCGTAGCCGATGGAGAGGGTGAAGAAGATCTGCCCCGCCGCGGCCATCCACACCTTGGGGCTGGTCAGAGCGGTCAGGTCCGGTGACCAGAGAAAGCGCAGCCCGTCCCACACGCTGCCCTCGATCCGTCCGAGGGTCAGCACCCTTACCGAGAGGATCAGGCAGAAGAGCAGCAACAGGGGAATGGCGATCTTGGCCAGGGTTTCGATGCCGCGATTGATGCCGCGGAACAAGACCCAGACGTTGAGCGCCAGGGTGATGGCGAGAAAGGTGACCGCGGTGCCGATGCCGGGAAAGTAGCTGTGGGTCGTGCCGTTGCCGAGGAATTCGTCGTAGAACATGCG
The sequence above is drawn from the Acidobacteriota bacterium genome and encodes:
- a CDS encoding sulfotransferase; the encoded protein is MQHIVICGYPRAGTTLFYNMLHTTVSNHHMLSRESHAAWIIGRHPSAWITKRPLDIFEIDAIRAANTYGKRLHVIIMVRDPRSLVVSRHQSVPDDYFIGWDRQYFVDGDRIERSNPGIVQIHNAIAKTQARGDLDSVRILRFEDLVADPEGVQAELGRELGLEYRGRFSDFHRADVPEDLRRALNGLRPVDPTALTRWRRPEHRERVLEQFSACPALFDLLEQYGYESDRRWWDALWKEADSASSLSNRITTVM
- a CDS encoding sulfotransferase yields the protein MRKGPFPILGRGHSGGRLLCEAYIRAGVRMGKVHPQRKDTAFFAARNSVIHEICMAAFRYPTMGEEARGSLQEKLRSEVERFHREEIGEPGPFGWKIGVTLFALPVLLDAFPQARVVHLIRDGRDVMLSRLDARIARLHQRPVDRLTVFADAGVTHFRGEPLGPEMIARYRTELELQHWITAVRFGMQGRCRPEQYLEVRYEDLCREPVPTLERVFAFLRLPLGDAARE
- a CDS encoding sodium-dependent transporter, translated to MSEQQRESWGSRIGVILAAAGSAVGIGNLLRFPGQAAQHGGGAFMIPYILSLLLFGLPMMWVAWTVGRMGGRWGHGTTPGMFWRLSGKSWGKYLGVIGVALPMIFILYYTYIEAWCLGYAWFSMRESFVSHAGRYVDLRMFYDEFLGNGTTHSYFPGIGTAVTFLAITLALNVWVLFRGINRGIETLAKIAIPLLLLFCLILSVRVLTLGRIEGSVWDGLRFLWSPDLTALTSPKVWMAAAGQIFFTLSIGYGCLECFGSYLKQNDDLTLTGLTTASLNEFVEVIFGSMIAIPAAAVYFGADKVPEIAGQGTFAIGMVSMAEILRGLPALQIFGTIWFLLLFFAAFTSSVAVAQPVMSFLEDEARLSRASAAGLLLIFWTLGSLPIVLLYRYGALNELDFWAGTIGLVVFTIVEIILFSWVYGIDKGWEEMHRGAVIQVPRVFRFVLKYVTPVLLLLIFAFWFQGAVVSGDLLAPAPKLHWGIIDRETYDGEFRTRAATEGNDARDLAALEAKVADRVSLLRRDLDGWATVVLHPSAPLVVAQWSGDPALLDVLRPKDFQRWLSLQGLRYQAPQGAPQSSIAINIAFQARYRETAIWITRLVIVVFNAGFLLMVWAIWKQRYPDGHPPREESR
- a CDS encoding aconitate hydratase; its protein translation is MSDSIIREQIPMIREVYRRLPERVATARRLLGRPLTYAEKILVNHIDTLDAAPERGVTYAAFRPDRVAMQDATAQMALLQFMLSGREKVAVPSTTHCDHLILARRGVAEDLSAANDMNGEVYDFLASASAKYGIGFWKPGSGIIHQVVLENYAFPGGMMIGTDSHTPNAGGLGMVAIGVGGADAADVMAGLIWSLRWPRLVGVKLTGSLSGWAAPKDIILRVAEILTVKGGTGKIVEYFGPGTASISATGKATITNMGAEIGATCSLFPYDERQQRYLELTGRGEIAAMAEKVASDLRPDPEVLDAPEKFYDEIIEIDLDALTPRVVGPHTPDLGRPVEQLGAEAKKEGWPIELSAALIGSCTNSSYEDIGRAASVARQALDKGLKARVPLLISPGSDQVFATVERDGLLEPLEALGATVLANACGPCIGQWKRDDMKDGATNSIITSFNRNFRRRNDGNPETHAFIGSPETVIAFALAGRLDVDFTREPVADGVRLDPPVADELPAAGFEQRRDGYQPPAADGSQVQVAVAPDSERLQLLEPFAPWDGRDLEGLAVLLKARGKCTTDHISPAGPWLRFRGHLDRISDNMFTGANNAFTDEPGTGIDVLTGEVGPLPAIARHYKAEGLGWVAVGDENYGEGSSREHAAMCPRHLGARAVIARSFARIHETNLKKQGILALTFADPADYEKIGPRDRLSIVGLAEMAPGKTLTVVIRHPDGGEERIQVRHSFTEGEIEWFRAGSALNTLRS